A single region of the Garra rufa chromosome 20, GarRuf1.0, whole genome shotgun sequence genome encodes:
- the LOC141293255 gene encoding probable glutamate receptor, whose product MVRISNMLGIVSICVVLLLASDICIAARQELIVTTIKQDPYTMSKGSQLEGYCMDLLTELAKKLGFKYKVHLVKDGAYGRQDESGNWNGMIGEVVRGEADLAVAPLTLTAAREKAVGMTKPYMQTGISILLRKDIISEEAGFFDFLSPFSGETWFGILIAYFVTAVCICIVGRLSPCEWSQPETEPNRFTLLHSLWYAAGALSLQGAGPHPKAVSGRVISCTWWLFAIVLLACYFSNLSSSQGADSAPLMIKGFEDLANQEVIEYGTLSGSSTLAFFKNSNNPAYRRIFEHMERRKSFVSSMDEGVQRAKEGNYAFIGESVSLDLAVARHCELVRAHEVIGMRGYSIVTPLGSPMLKNLSVAILQLSEAGELAYLRTKWWASSCIPDSAKGSSLRAHSVKGIFLVLAIGLGIGVLLSLFELTSKSRSTAGEQKKSCCAVLTQELSQRLRMANTKEDQETSDKNKA is encoded by the exons ATG GTCAGAATCAGCAACATGTTGGGAATTGTCTCTATCTGCGTAGTATTGCTGCTGGCGTCAGATATCTGCATAGCAG CAAGGCAAGAACTGATAGTTACCACCATAAAG cAAGACCCCTACACAATGAGCAAGGGCTCGCAGTTGGAAGGCTACTGTATGGATCTGCTGACTGAGCTGGCGAAGAAACTGGGTTTCAAATACAAGGTTCACCTGGTAAAGGATGGAGCGTACGGCCGGCAGGATGAAAGTGGAAACTGGAACGGAATGATTGGGGAGGTTGTAAGAGGG GAAGCTGATCTCGCCGTGGCTCCCCTCACTCTCACTGCCGCCCGTGAGAAGGCTGTGGGAATGACAAAACCTTACATGCAGACCGGAATCAGTATCCTCCTCCGCAAAGATATCATTTCTGAAGAGGCCGGGTTTTTTGACTTCCTCTCCCCCTTCTCTGGGGAGACCTGGTTCGGCATCCTGATTGCATACTTTGTGACTGCAGTCTGCATCTGCATTGTGGGAAG GTTGAGTCCCTGTGAATGGAGTCAGCCTGAGACTGAGCCAAATCGCTTCACTCTTCTCCATAGTTTGTGGTACGCTGCGGGAGCCCTAAGTCTGCAAG GTGCAGGCCCTCACCCTAAAGCTGTGTCAGGAAGGGTTATCAGTTGTACCTGGTGGTTGTTTGCCATCGTGCTTCTGGCCTGTTATTTTTCCAACCTCAGTTCCTCTCAGGGGGCTGACTCTGCACCGCTCATGATTAAAGGTTTCGAAGACTTGGCTAATCAGGAAGTAATAGAATATGGAACACTTTCCGGCTCCTCCACCCTTGCCTTCTTTAAG AACTCAAATAACCCAGCTTACCGTCGCATCTTTGAGCACATGGAGCGGAGAAAGAGTTTCGTGTCCTCCATGGATGAGGGTGTCCAGAGAGCAAAGGAAGGAAACTATGCTTTTATTGGAGAATCAGTGTCCTTGGACTTGGCCGTGGCACGGCATTGCGAACTGGTCCGCGCACATGAGGTCATCGGGATGAGAGGTTACAGCATTGTAACTCCTCTTG GATCTCCCATGCTGAAGAACCTAAGTGTGGCCATCCTGCAGCTGAGTGAGGCTGGGGAGCTGGCGTACCTGCGCACTAAGTGGTGGGCCAGCAGCTGTATACCGGATAGTGCCAAAGGCTCGTCTCTGAGGGCCCACAGCGTGAAGGGCATCTTCCTGGTTCTGGCTATAGGCCTTGGGATTGGAGTGCTGCTCTCCTTGTTTGAACTCACCTCAAAGTCTCGCAGCACTGCAGGGGAGCAGAAG AAATCCTGCTGCGCAGTTTTGACTCAGGAGCTGAGCCAGCGTTTAAGAATGGCCAACACAAAGGAAGACCAGGAAACCTCAGACAAAAACAAGGCATAA
- the LOC141293253 gene encoding bromodomain and PHD finger-containing protein 3-like has product MRKLRKRVGQSRAGGFGRGIVRGEDQDQVGPSSHADTDSLLCPPSPHRLSFSTTRDTLTYAQAQKMVEIELEGRLHRINICDQLSVVTEDEMLAQDLTECNSNKENSEQRQGNKPAASKSKRKDGKHTAKKKSSSQYSMQNQVAHIQTPLPKPTFRKVDTFMASEAPPLPVAYYRYIEKSGEELDNEAEYDMDEEDMAWLEMVNQKRVSDGHASVPPDTFELLIDRLERESILESRSQTLSQSTIDEDAYCCVCLDDECLNSNVILFCDICNLAVHQECYGVPYIPEGQWLCRRCLQSPSRPVDCVLCPNRGGAFKQTSDGSWAHVICAIWIPEVCFANTVFLEPVEGVKNIPTARWKLTCYLCKLKGRGASIQCHKANCYRAFHVTCAQRAGLYMKIDPVRETGTNGTTFTVKKTAYCENHSPPGAGTQGDEDNGLVGGRGNRGQRSYTLGPPLQQNQSGRKKGSAAQQKKTQKNPAGTSRKSGVPLLLVPQIPSFRLNKICTGVSVERKNQFMQRLHNYWLLKRHSRNGVPLIRRLHSHLQAQKSEQREPDAKLQAVREELKYWQKLRQDLEKARLLIELIRKRERLKREQMKLQQAALELQLTPAMVFLRSTLEQLQEKDTDHIFTSPVNLKEVPDYLEFVSEPMDFSTMHDKMEAQKYSSVADLESDFNLMISNCLRYNSNDTVFHKAAMQLREVGGAILRHAQLQALSIGLDPSTGMHLPEKPSTHNATVSWCDEVDLLLDPENRVHMCPEDQLKTLLDKLDLVASMRTSGGRTKRMRLLRREINSLRHKISHQDRNSRKLNGKIKQEKCKDEKGEKKMDYITSNTDLKKSASTSPASSPLPGDAPPNPPMFCLETGRTTTPAQPNKPGKRKQRAKGKERGQKENHNQTLEEDENFHTKEQNPRAQDDAVIRVSSTESSSDSPKIGVGRRTSILFKKAKNGTRQTKDKPVLLQNGVSKAENDASPEQTTPAKLLSASPAPKSPPPSLHQLRSRGLSTCSDGEGEKAHYPPEENGITNGLKRHSGNSSDSESCTPIFPTHSSSPPKRSRGKPALSKVPVGEEENGVSNASKEASQNDEMEPLTLVWAKCRGYPSYPAMIVNPNMPREGILHNGIPIPVPPADVLDLGKRRHEETKEKLFLVLFFDTKRTWQWLPLDKLHHMGIDDTVDRLRLMEGKKPNVRKSVHMAYDRAMTHLSHVKENSTFNPSNFI; this is encoded by the exons ATGAGGAAGTTAAGAAAACGAGTTGGCCAGTCCAGGGCTGGAGGCTTTGGGAGAGGAATAGTCAGAGGAGAGGATCAGGACCAGGTTGGTCCATCCAGCCATGCCGACACGGACTCTCTACTCTGTCCACCTTCCCCACACAGACTGAGCTTCTCTACAACCAGAGACACACTCACATATGCACAAGCTCAGAAAATGGTGGAGATTGAGCTTGAAGGACGGCTCCACCGGATCAACATCTGCGACCAGCTCTCTGTGGTAACAGAGGACGAGATGCTGGCTCAAGATCTGACAGAGTGCAACAGTAACAAAGAAAACAGCGAGCAGAGACAGGGAAACAAACCAGCCGCTTCTAAAAGCAAGCGGAAAGATGGCAAACACACAGCCAAAAAGAAATCAAGCTCTCAGTATAGCATGCAAAACCAGGTCGCCCATATCCAAACCCCTTTGCCTAAGCCTACGTTTCGTAAGGTGGACACTTTCATGGCTTCAGAGGCTCCCCCTCTTCCTGTGGCTTATTATCGCTATATAGAGAAGTCTGGGGAGGAGCTGGACAATGAAGCGGAGTATGACATGGACGAGGAGGACATGGCTTGGCTAGAGATGGTCAATCAAAAACGTGTGTCCGACGGACATGCTTCGGTCCCACCTGATACGTTCGAGTTACTAATTGACCGACTTGAGCGAGAGTCCATTTTGGAGTCCCGCAGCCAGACGCTGTCCCAGAGCACCATTGACGAGGACGCCTACTGTTGCGTTTGCCTCGATGACGAGTGTCTCAACAGCAACGTCATCCTGTTCTGTGACATCTGCAACCTAGCCGTGCACCAGGAATGTTACGGGGTGCCTTACATCCCTGAGGGCCAGTGGCTGTGCAGGCGCTGTCTGCAGTCTCCCTCGCGCCCTGTCGATTGCGTCCTCTGCCCAAATCGTGGAGGTGCGTTCAAGCAAACCAGTGACGGAAGTTGGGCCCACGTCATCTGTGCCATCTGGATCCCTGAAGTGTGCTTTGCCAACACTGTGTTCCTGGAGCCCGTGGAGGGAGTGAAAAACATTCCTACTGCGCGATGGAAGCTCACCTGTTACCTGTGCAAACTCAAAGGCAGGGGGGCATCTATTCAGTGCCACAAAGCGAACTGCTACAGGGCGTTTCATGTCACTTGTGCTCAGAGAGCTGGTCTATATATGAAAATCGACCCTGTGCGGGAGACCGGCACCAACGGTACTACTTTTACTGTGAAGAAGACTGCTTATTGCGAGAACCACTCGCCTCCTGGAGCAGGCACGCAGGGAGATGAAGACAACGGGTTGGTTGGAGGCAGGGGTAACCGAGGTCAGAGGTCGTACACGTTAGGCCCTCCGCTGCAGCAAAACCAGAGTGGGCGGAAAAAAGGTTCAGCTGCACAGCAGAAGAAAACACAGAAGAATCCGGCAGGGACCTCGCGGAAGTCTGGAGTACCGCTCCTGCTGGTGCCGCAGATACCGTCCTTTAG acTCAACAAGATTTGCACAGGGGTTTCTGTTGAAAGGAAAAATCAGTTTATGCAGAGGCTCCACAATTACTGGCTGCTAAAGCGTCACTCTCGTAATGGAGTGCCACTCATCCGCCGGCTGCATTCTCATCTACAGGCTCAAAAGTCTGAGCAG aGAGAGCCAGATGCAAAGTTGCAGGCTGTCCGAGAAGAGCTGAAGTACTGGCAGAAGCTTCGTCAGGACCTGGAAAAAGCTCGACTTCTTATTGAGCTCATAAGAAAGAGGGAGAGACTTAAAAGAGAACAG ATGAAACTTCAGCAGGCTGCGCTGGAGCTGCAGCTCACCCCTGCAATGGTGTTTTTGCGCTCTACACTGGAACAGCTGCAGGAGAAAGACACTGATCATATTTTCACCTCACCAGTCAATTTGAAGGAG GTTCCAGACTATCTGGAGTTTGTTTCTGAGCCGATGGACTTCTCGACGATGCATGACAAGATGGAGGCTCAGAAATACTCATCGGTGGCTGACTTGGAAAGTGATTTCAATCTCATGATATCCAACTGCCTGAGGTACAACTCCAACGACACAGTGTTCCACAAAGCTGCCATGCAACTTCGAGAGGTGGGTGGTGCTATTCTGAGACACGCCCAACTTCAGGCTCTTAGCATAGGCCTTGATCCCAGCACAGGCATGCACCTGCCAGAAAAGCCCAGCACACACAACGCCACAGTCTCCTGGTGCGATGAAG TTGACTTGCTCTTGGACCCTGAAAATCGTGTGCACATGTGTCCTGAGGACCAACTGAAAACCCTGCTAGACAAACTGGATCTGGTGGCGTCTATGCGCACCAGCGGAGGTCGCACAAAACGCATGCGCCTGCTGCGCAGAGAAATTAACAGCCTCCGTCACAAGATCAGCCACCAGGATCGCAACTCACGAAAGCTGAATGGGAAAATTAAACAGGAGAAGTGCAAAGACGAAAAGGGCGAGAAGAAGATGGATTACATAACCTCCAACACAG ACCTAAAGAAATCAGCATCTACTTCTCCGGCCTCTTCTCCTTTACCTGGAGATGCTCCCCCAAACCCGCCTATGTTCTGCCTTGAGACAGGACGGACCACCACTCCAGCACAGCCAAATAAACCCGGCAAGCGAAAACAGAGGgcaaaaggaaaagaaagaggCCAGAAAGAAAATCACAATCAGACTTTAGAAGAAGACGAGAATTTCCACACAAAAGAGCAGAACCCCAGAGCTCAGGACGATGCAGTGATCAGGGTTTCCTCCACAGAGAGCTCATCTGACTCGCCCAAGATTGGTGTGGGTCGTCGGACGTCAATCCTCTTCAAGAAAGCTAAAAATGGAACCAGACAGACAAAGGACAAGCCTGTTTTATTGCAAAATGGAGTCAGCAAAGCTGAAAATGATGCGTCGCCGGAGCAGACAACACCAGCCAAATTACTGTCAGCATCACCAGCTCCAAAATCGCCCCCTCCGTCCCTTCACCAGCTGAGATCCAGAGGACTGAGTACATGCTCGGATGGCGAAGGAGAAAAAGCCCACTATCCACCTGAAGAGAACG GCATCACAAATGGTCTCAAGAGACACAGCGGCAACTCATCGGATTCAGAAAGCTGCACTCCCATCTTCCCAACACACAG TTCCTCACCACCGAAACGCAGTCGTGGTAAACCAGCTCTAAGCAAAGTTCCTGTTGGTGAAGAGGAGAATGGAGTTTCTAATGCAA GCAAAGAAGCTTCTCAGAATGATGAGATGGAACCTCTTACCTTGGTTTGGGCAAAATGTCGCGGATACCCCTCATACCCTGCAATG ATTGTCAATCCTAATATGCCCCGGGAAGGAATTCTTCACAACGGCATTCCCATCCCAGTGCCTCCTGCAGACGTTTTAGATCTGGGTAAACGCAGACATGAGGAAACCAAGGAGAAACTCTTTCTCGTGCTGTTTTTTGATACAAAACGAACCTG GCAGTGGCTGCCATTGGACAAGCTCCATCACATGGGCATTGACGACACTGTAGACAGACTGCGTCTGATGGAGGGCAAGAAACCCAATGTGCGGAAGTCAGTGCACATGGCGTACGACAGGGCGATGACACACCTAAGCCACGTGAAGGAAAACTCAACCTTTAACCCCTCAAATTTTATATAA
- the mon1bb gene encoding vacuolar fusion protein MON1 homolog B codes for MDQRSQESGDMEEVKICDPSILPQCLDQTDVAYSDSDVPSENHCVNEDHRMPSDPEGLLESADPTPVESSQPQEPSTDIQKLHIDEDRSLCAGGSETDSGKASEDSALADNGQDDSGEFVVTMLARGKMEEQGLSVKGASSPLSETGTPLGPPSHRNEDVTGDSWRQHRKHVFVLSEAGKPIYSRYGSEEALSSTMGVMMALVSFVQSGDNIIRSVYSDEHRVVFMQRGPLVLVSVSSSRQSEQQLRNELLYVYNQIISMLTQASITRIFEHKKNYDLRRLLAGSEKILDGLLNLVDSDPSFLLCAVHCLPLASSLRDSLSQILQKAITPNLVFSILIAKNQLLTIVQEKMVIDDARLEPADLHLLLNLIGASSAFQAGEIWTPICLPSFNPDCYFYAYISYLDPPECTVCLVLLSTDKEAFYSVAECKRKIEEAMQTQNALSSIAKAHSYSVSQVGVSDLRHFMYKPFDVPDNHRQLTQFTSPEMEAPYSSEEERMRLLDLYRD; via the exons ATGGATCAGAGGAGTCAAGAGAGTGGAGACATGGAAGAGGTGAAGATATGtgatccatccatccttccacaaTGCCTTGATCAGACAG ATGTTGCGTACTCCGACAGCGATGTCCCATCAGAAAACCATTGTGTGAATGAAGATCACAGGATGCCTTCAGACCCAGAGGGGCTCTTGGAGTCAGCAGACCCTACACCAGTAGAGAGCAGCCAACCACAAGAGCCTTCAACCGATATTCAGAAGCTCCACATTGATGAAGACCGGTCTCTGTGTGCTGGTGGCTCGGAGACTGATTCTGGGAAAGCATCTGAGGACTCTGCATTAGCGGATAATGGCCAGGATGACTCGGGTGAGTTTGTAGTAACCATGTTAGCCCGGGGGAAGATGGAAGAGCAGGGATTGAGTGTTAAAGGAGCCTCGTCCCCTCTCTCAGAGACTGGCACACCTCTGGGACCGCCGTCTCACAGGAACGAGGATGTGACGGGGGATAGTTGGAGGCAGCACAGGAAGCATGTGTTTGTGCTGAGTGAGGCTGGGAAGCCCATCTATTCTAGATATGGAAGTGAGGAGGCCCTGTCCTCCACCATGGGAGTGATGATGGCTCTGGTGTCTTTTGTTCAAAGTGGAGACAACATCATTCGTTCAGTCTATTCTG ATGAGCACAGGGTTGTGTTCATGCAGCGGGGTCCTCTGGTGCTGGTGTCCGTCTCCAGCAGCCGTCAATCAGAGCAGCAGCTTCGTAACGAACTGCTCTATGTCTACAACCAGATTATTAGCATGCTAACTCAGGCCAGCATCACCCGCATCTTCGAGCACAAGAAGAACTACGACCTGCGGCGCCTGTTGGCCGGCTCGGAGAAGATTCTCGACGGCCTCCTTAATCTTGTGGACTCAGACCCCAGCTTCTTACTCTGCGCTGTGCACTGTCTCCCCTTGGCCTCGTCTCTCAGGGACTCCCTCAGTCAGATTCTCCAGAAGGCCATCACACCCAACCTGGTCTTCTCCATCCTCATAGCCAAGAACCAGCTGCTCACCATAGTGCAAGAAAAGATGGTCATCGACGATGCCCGACTGGAGCCTGCTGACCTTCACCTCCTGCTAAACCTCATCGGAGCCTCGTCAGCCTTCCAGGCTGGGGAGATCTGGACACCCATCTGCCTGCCCAGTTTTAACCCTGACTGTTATTTTTATGCGTACATCTCGTATCTGGACCCTCCTGAATGTACTGTGTGTTTGGTTCTTCTCTCTACCGATAAAGAGGCGTTTTATTCGGTGGCCGAGTGCAAGAGGAAGATCGAGGAGGCTATGCAAACACAGAATGCGCTCAGCTCCATAGCGAAAGCTCATTCATACAGCGTTAGTCAGGTGGGAGTTTCTGATCTCAGGCATTTCATGTACAAGCCTTTTGATGTGCCCGACAACCATCGCCAGCTAACACAGTTTACCAG CCCAGAGATGGAAGCCCCGTACAGCAGTGAGGAGGAGCGGATGAGACTCCTGGACCTGTACAGAGAC